The Henckelia pumila isolate YLH828 chromosome 2, ASM3356847v2, whole genome shotgun sequence genome includes a window with the following:
- the LOC140883811 gene encoding DNA-3-methyladenine glycosylase: MKNMRIQKKCKTKVKLRSQPYFQTSIFKYPLLSAPDFYQVDALDLAPLLLGKHLKKDDVVLRITEVEAYRPNDSACHARFGITARTAPVFGAGGHAYIYLCYGLHNMLNVVADKEGNGAAVLIRSCAPVSGLETIQQRRGLKTEKPVLLTGPGKVGQALGISTEWSSHPLYTPGGLELLDGPVPEKIVVGPRVGIDYALPEHVSAPWRFAIAGTQWISAPKNTLRPMMMKENGENPF, encoded by the exons ATGAAAAACATGAGGAtccaaaaaaaatgcaaaactaAAGTCAAATTAAGATCGCAGCCCTATTTTCAAACCTCGATATTTAAATACCCATTACTATCAGCTCCAGATTTCTACCAAGTTGATGCCCTTGACCTCGCACCACTTTTGCTTGGCAAGCACCTCAAGAAAGACGATGTCGTTCTTCGGATCACTGAG GTTGAAGCTTACAGGCCAAATGACTCAGCTTGCCATGCTAGATTTGGCATTACTGCTAGGACAGCTCCTGTT TTTGGAGCAGGAgggcatgcatatatatatctttGCTATGGTCTGCATAACATGCTCAATGTGGTGGCTGACAAGGAAGGAAACGGTGCAGCAGTCCTCATTCGTTCCTGTGCTCCAGTCTCTG GACTGGAAACCATTCAGCAGCGTCGTGGTTTAAAAACTGAGAAGCCCGTTCTTCTGACAGGCCCCGGTAAA GTTGGACAGGCATTAGGAATATCAACCGAGTGGTCTAGTCATCCTCTCTATACTCCAG GTGGTTTAGAACTCTTGGATGGGCCAGTTCCAGAAAAGATAGTAGTTGGTCCTCGAGTTGGGATTGATTATGCTTTACCCGAGCATGTCAGTGCACCTTGGAGATTTGCAATAGCTGGTACTCAATGGATAAGTGCACCTAAAAATACTCTTAGACCTATGATGATGAAAGAGAATGGAGAAAACCCTTTCTGA